The following DNA comes from Hyphomicrobiales bacterium.
AGCGCTCCGCGATGGACGGCACGCGCTCGCCCGCGTCGGGCTGGAAACCTACGCGGATGATTATCCGCACGCGTTGTCGGGCGGCGAACAGCAACGCGTGGCGCTCGCCCGCGCCGTGGCCCCGCGTCCGGGGGTCCTGTTGATGGACGAGCCGTTCTCCGGCCTCGACCGGCGGCTGCGCGAAAGCGTTCGCGACGAAACCCTGTCGGTTCTCGCCGCGACCGGCGCGACCTGCATCGTCGTCACCCATGATCCGGAAGAAGCGATGCGCATGGGCGATCGCATCGCGCTGATGCGCGGCGGCGAGATTGTCCAGGTCGGTAGCGCCGAGGAGCTCTACTACCAGCCGCGCGATCTCTTTGTCGCGCGCTTCTTTTCCGACTTGGACGAGATCACCGCCATCGTCAGGAATGGGTATGTCAAAACGCCGGTCGGCACCTTCGCGACCGAGAACCTCGCTGACGGAACCCGCGTGCAGGTTTGCGTCCGGCCGCAGGACGTGGTCCTGCGCGGCGATGCCGAAGGCGTTGCGGGAACGGTGACCAAGAAGCGGTTCCTTGGCGAGGTCGACCTGTTCGAAGTCTCGATTGCGGGGCTCGACCGTCCGCTCAACGCGCGCCTGCGCGGGGCGATTTTCGAGGTCGGAGATACCGTCTCGGTCGACGTGTCGAGACAGGGTGTCTACATTTTTCCTCTGGAATAAGTGCCGCGTCGGACATAGGTATGCACCGGGGACGGGCTGCGACGCGCAGCTTTCGGTGCCGGAAAGCGACGACCGGCGCATGACGTCATCAAAATGAGAACAAACACGCGCAAACCCATGCGGCGTTTGCGGAGTCGTCAAAAGTCAATGCGTGGATGCGGGTCGGGGATATGAGTCCTTTTGATCACGCTGCGCGGGGGAGTGGGCGTGTTGCGACGCCAGGGGCTTTCTGCGATAGTGCCGGCCCGACAGCGCGCGTACACAGTGAGGAGAGAGCGTTAAATGTCCATTGGTATCTGGCAAATCGTCATCATCGCGGTGGTGGTCGTGCTGTTGTTCGGTCGCGGCAAGATCTCGGAGCTCATGGGCGATGTCGCCAAGGGCATCAAGAGCTTCAAGAAGGGCCTCAACGAGCCTGACGACGATACGACGGCCGATGCGTCTTCCAAGACCATCGAGCACAAGTCCGGCGACACCGTTTCGATGAACAAGGCCGAGGACCAGAGCAAGGCGGGCTGAGCCCCGCTTTGTGATCGGTTGAGACCGGCAGGTCCTTTAGAAACGGCAGGCATCCATGTTCGATATCGGCTGGACCGAGCTTCTGGTCATCGCAATGGTGGCCATTCTCGTCGTGGGTCCGAAAGACCTGCCGCGCATGCTGCGCACGTTCGGCCAGACGGTCGGCAAGCTTCGCCGCATGGCCAACGAGTTTCAGGGGCAGTTCAACGACGCCCTGAAGGAAGCCGAGCGTCAGGCAGATGTCGCCGATCTGAAGAAGACCGTCGACGACATCAACAAGGCTTCGCCGCTTGCCGATCTGAAGGAGGACGTGAAGCAGCTCAACCCGCTGAACGCCTTCGACGACGATGACGACGAGGCGGGCGTGACCACTTTCCGCACACCGCCGGAAACGCCGAAGCCGGCGGCCGACAGTGCCGCTGACAAGACGGCGACGGATACCGCTTCCAAGCCGGCGGAGACAGAATTGCCGACGCCGACGGTTGCCGACGCCGCTTCCGATACCGCTGATATCAAGGTTGCCGCGCCCGCGGCGGACAAGGCCGAAGCCGCATCGCCGGCCGGGGATGAGGCCAAGGCATGAGCAGCGAAGACGATATCGAATCCTCGAAGGCTCCGCTGATCGAGCATCTGATCGAACTTCGCCAGCGCCTGTTCTGGTCGGTGATTGCGCTGGCGATCGCCTTCGTCGCGTGCTTCATCGTCGCCGACACGATCTTCAATATTCTCGTCGTTCCCTATGAGCGGGCAGCCGGCGCCGAGCGCCATATCGAGCTGATCTACACCGCGCCGCAGGAATATTTCTTCACCCAGCTGAAGCTCGCTCTGTTCGGCGCGTTGTTCCTGGCCTTCCCGGTGATCGCCTCGCAGATCTACATGTTCGTCGCGCCCGGCCTCTACAAGCACGAGCGTAGCGCGTTCCTGCCATATCTGATCGCGACGCCGCTTCTGTTCATGGCAGGCGCGGCGCTGGTCTATTTCGTTATTATGCCGCTCGCCATGCAGTTCTTCCTCGGCATGGAACAGACCGGTGGCGATGGCAAGGCCGTGATTCGACACCTGCCGAGGGTGTCGGAATATCTCGGGCTGATCATGACGCTGCTGTTTGCCTTCGGCCTGGTGTTCCAGCTGCCGGTTGTGCTGACGCTTCTGGCGCGGGCCGGATTGACGGATTCCGAAGGGCTGAAGAAGAAGCGCAAATACGCCATCGTGATGACGTTTGCCGCCGCGGCCATTCTGACGCCCCCCGATCCGATCAGCCAGATCGGGCTTGCGATCCCAACCCTGCTTCTCTACGAATTCTCCATCCTGGCCGTCCGGATGGTCGAGCGCCGCCGCGCCGAGGCGGAAGCCGAAGCAGAAGCAGAAGCAGAAGCAGAAGCAGAAGCCAATTCGGGTCCGTAACCGGACCCTGCTTCCCGTTCCGTCTTCGTTTGACGTCTGTCGTCCAGTGCAGTCGCGTAACCACCGCGACTGTGCCGTCATGAATTGCAATCTGTCGGAACGGCTCTCCGCATTCATCGGTGGGTGGTTCCGTAGCGAAGGATCGGTGGAGCGGAACTCCGCCAAATGAGCGCAAATGTTCGATATCAAGTGGATTCGCGAAAACCCCGAGACCTTTGACGCCGGCCTTGCCAAGCGGGGCATGGCGCCGCTTTCGGCCGAGGTGCTGACACTCGACGAGGCGCGCCGCGCCCATGTCCAGAAACTGCAGGAGGCGCAGGAACGCCGAAATGCGGCCTCCAAGGAGATCGGCAAGGCGAAGGGCTCCGGCGACAACGAGCGCGCCCAGGCGCTGATCGACGAGGTCG
Coding sequences within:
- the tatB gene encoding twin-arginine translocase subunit TatB, with the protein product MFDIGWTELLVIAMVAILVVGPKDLPRMLRTFGQTVGKLRRMANEFQGQFNDALKEAERQADVADLKKTVDDINKASPLADLKEDVKQLNPLNAFDDDDDEAGVTTFRTPPETPKPAADSAADKTATDTASKPAETELPTPTVADAASDTADIKVAAPAADKAEAASPAGDEAKA
- the tatC gene encoding twin-arginine translocase subunit TatC, with product MSSEDDIESSKAPLIEHLIELRQRLFWSVIALAIAFVACFIVADTIFNILVVPYERAAGAERHIELIYTAPQEYFFTQLKLALFGALFLAFPVIASQIYMFVAPGLYKHERSAFLPYLIATPLLFMAGAALVYFVIMPLAMQFFLGMEQTGGDGKAVIRHLPRVSEYLGLIMTLLFAFGLVFQLPVVLTLLARAGLTDSEGLKKKRKYAIVMTFAAAAILTPPDPISQIGLAIPTLLLYEFSILAVRMVERRRAEAEAEAEAEAEAEAEANSGP
- a CDS encoding ABC transporter ATP-binding protein, yielding MSAAAKTADRSDDETRNAGGVSLTFDHVSHDYDGLASVRDVSLTVKAGEVLCLLGHSGCGKTTLLRIAAGIERQKAGRILVDDREVAASGVFLPPEKRGIGLMFQDYALFPHLTILDNVVFGLAGTPRAEALRDGRHALARVGLETYADDYPHALSGGEQQRVALARAVAPRPGVLLMDEPFSGLDRRLRESVRDETLSVLAATGATCIVVTHDPEEAMRMGDRIALMRGGEIVQVGSAEELYYQPRDLFVARFFSDLDEITAIVRNGYVKTPVGTFATENLADGTRVQVCVRPQDVVLRGDAEGVAGTVTKKRFLGEVDLFEVSIAGLDRPLNARLRGAIFEVGDTVSVDVSRQGVYIFPLE
- a CDS encoding twin-arginine translocase TatA/TatE family subunit encodes the protein MSIGIWQIVIIAVVVVLLFGRGKISELMGDVAKGIKSFKKGLNEPDDDTTADASSKTIEHKSGDTVSMNKAEDQSKAG